From Phycisphaerae bacterium:
GGACGCCAACCCTCTGAAGGTCGCTCCCTTTGTGGAGCGATGCGAACAGTTGGGACTGGCGGCGTCGGTGCGCCGGGCGACCAAGGAGATCGCGGACGCCCGCGCCATGGCGCGGGAACTGGCCGCAGAGCCGGACTTTCCGCCGGTCTGGCTGGTCGGCTCGGATTACCTGGCCGCCGGCGTGATCCGCGGCTTCCGTGACGCCGGGCTCGACGTGCCTCGCGACGTCGGCGTGATCGGATGCGACGATACGCCGATGGCCGCCTACATGCATCCGCCGCTGACCTCGGTGCGTCAGGATACCGGCCCGCTGGCGGCCCGGGCGATCGACCTGCTGATGGAACTGATGGACGGACGCGAGCCGCAGGCGACCCCAATCGCCCTGCCGACCCGCCTGATCATACGGGAAAGCGTATTGCCGGCGAAAAAGGAGTGCTGATCATGACCGAGAGACCTCGCACAAGGTGTTTCACACTGATCGAACTGCTCGTGGTCGTGGCCATCATCGCCGTGTTGGTGGCGATCCTCCTGCCGGCCCTGCAGAAAGCGAGGGACAGCCGCCTCAGTCGACCAACCGTTCGAACCCCTGACCCGCCTGCGGGCCAACCTGTGCCTCAACGGCGACCTCTGGCAGATCGCCGCCGCCCGGAGCACCGGCCGCTCGAGCGTGGATGAGAGCTACATCCCCACCGACGGCTGGGAACCGATCGCCGTGCCCACCTACGGCGTCGAGTACTACTTCCGCAACTACTACGGCTGGCCCCTCAAGGGCGGACGTTATGAGCCCAGCAAGACCGCCATCAACACCGAGTGGGCATGCGGCTTCATGCCCAACGAAGGCCGCGAAAACAACGCCATGTACCTGCGAACCACCCTCACCCTCCCAGCCGACTGGGAACGCCGGCGTCTCCTCCTGACCGCCGACATGATCCAGTACAAGGTCAAGATATGGGTCAA
This genomic window contains:
- a CDS encoding prepilin-type N-terminal cleavage/methylation domain-containing protein, with amino-acid sequence MTERPRTRCFTLIELLVVVAIIAVLVAILLPALQKARDSRLSRPTVRTPDPPAGQPVPQRRPLADRRRPEHRPLERG